One genomic region from Marinomonas maritima encodes:
- a CDS encoding type I secretion system permease/ATPase codes for MSDSDRSEQNASSSVENDSHEESEIINGSDEDIIEEPNTEDSKVDDLQWKTQGASLEYPNPLLDCLVLLSKYFHNPYTADGIAAGLPITDNAMTPELFQRASQRIGISSRFVKRALKKIPDMVLPTVLLLKDKQACILLEMDNAKGTAKILRPESGEGEIVLPLADLDESFTGYCFFVRPLYQFDKRSEKSDEEDGKKGHWFWGTIVGSWRIYRDVFIASLLINIFAVASPLFVMNVYDRVVPNNAFDTLWVLAIGAAVVYLFDFLLRTLRAYFIDIAGKKSDILISATIFAKVSNITMASRPKSVGAFAKNLQEFESIRDFITSASITTLVDIPFMFLIIGVIWLIGGPVGYIPIVTIALIVLYSVIIQIPLRRSIEEGQKTASQKNAVLIESLYNAESVKLNNAEGVFQKQWENAVGNIADWGVKTRQLSQSSSSFAMVAQQLTTVIIVIVGVYQISEGNMSMGALVAAVMLTGRALGPMGQVASLATRYNQAKSAFTSLNEIMASPVEKPDNVKFVHRPLFKGEFQFEAVNFAYPDQEQAAVSAININIKQGEKVAIIGRIGSGKSTLGKLMTGLYTPDSGAIRIDGVDLRQVNPTDLRRNVGSVSQDVNLFYGSIKDNIVMGVPYMEDEAIIRAADLSGVSEFANRKPNGLDSLVGERGALLSGGQRQSIAIARALLFNPPILILDEPTASMDNTTESRMKRRLIEGVKDKTLILITHKASMLDMVDRIIVMDNGRLIADGPKAQVHEALRQGKLKVS; via the coding sequence ATGTCTGACTCTGATCGTTCGGAACAGAACGCTTCGTCATCTGTAGAAAATGATTCTCACGAAGAAAGTGAAATCATCAACGGATCTGACGAGGATATAATAGAGGAGCCAAACACAGAAGACTCTAAAGTGGATGACCTGCAATGGAAGACGCAAGGTGCGTCATTAGAATACCCAAATCCACTACTAGATTGCCTCGTGTTATTGAGTAAATACTTCCATAACCCCTATACAGCAGATGGCATTGCTGCCGGCTTACCTATTACTGATAATGCAATGACGCCTGAACTTTTTCAGCGCGCTTCTCAACGCATAGGAATCAGCTCACGCTTTGTTAAGCGTGCTTTAAAGAAAATTCCAGATATGGTGCTTCCCACTGTACTTTTGTTGAAAGACAAACAAGCCTGTATTTTATTGGAAATGGACAATGCGAAGGGAACAGCAAAGATACTTCGCCCAGAGTCTGGAGAAGGTGAGATAGTATTGCCGCTGGCAGACCTTGATGAATCCTTTACCGGTTATTGTTTTTTTGTTCGTCCGTTGTATCAATTTGATAAACGTTCTGAAAAAAGTGACGAAGAAGATGGTAAAAAAGGTCATTGGTTCTGGGGAACTATTGTTGGTTCTTGGCGTATATACCGCGATGTTTTTATTGCCTCGTTACTCATCAATATTTTTGCCGTAGCGAGTCCACTTTTTGTGATGAACGTGTATGACCGAGTTGTACCCAATAATGCATTTGATACACTTTGGGTGTTGGCTATCGGTGCGGCGGTTGTCTATTTATTTGATTTCTTATTACGAACACTACGTGCCTATTTTATCGATATCGCGGGGAAAAAATCCGACATATTAATATCGGCTACCATTTTTGCCAAAGTTAGTAATATTACTATGGCGTCACGGCCAAAATCTGTTGGCGCGTTTGCTAAAAACCTTCAAGAATTTGAAAGTATTCGTGACTTTATAACGTCTGCTTCAATCACGACCTTAGTTGATATTCCTTTTATGTTTTTAATCATCGGTGTGATATGGCTTATAGGCGGCCCAGTTGGCTATATTCCCATTGTGACGATAGCATTGATCGTTTTATACAGCGTCATTATTCAAATACCGTTACGTCGCTCGATAGAAGAAGGTCAAAAAACAGCGTCGCAGAAAAATGCCGTCTTGATTGAAAGTCTTTATAACGCAGAAAGCGTTAAGCTTAATAACGCGGAAGGTGTGTTTCAAAAACAATGGGAAAATGCGGTTGGAAACATTGCAGATTGGGGGGTGAAAACTCGTCAACTATCTCAGTCCTCTTCTTCTTTTGCGATGGTGGCCCAGCAGTTAACGACTGTGATCATTGTCATTGTTGGTGTCTATCAGATATCTGAAGGTAACATGAGTATGGGGGCCTTGGTTGCTGCCGTCATGTTAACGGGTCGAGCGCTCGGTCCAATGGGACAGGTCGCCAGTTTAGCGACGCGCTATAACCAAGCTAAATCGGCTTTTACTTCGCTTAATGAAATCATGGCCTCGCCGGTAGAAAAACCAGATAACGTTAAATTTGTTCATAGGCCTTTGTTTAAAGGCGAATTTCAGTTTGAGGCGGTTAACTTTGCTTATCCTGACCAAGAGCAAGCTGCGGTGAGTGCCATTAATATTAATATTAAGCAGGGCGAAAAAGTAGCCATTATCGGACGTATCGGTTCAGGTAAATCGACGCTTGGTAAATTGATGACAGGGCTTTATACACCGGACAGCGGTGCGATAAGAATTGATGGTGTGGACTTGCGACAAGTTAACCCTACAGATTTACGTCGAAACGTTGGTTCTGTTTCACAAGATGTAAATTTATTTTATGGTTCTATCAAAGACAACATAGTAATGGGCGTTCCTTACATGGAAGACGAGGCCATTATTCGAGCAGCAGATCTTTCTGGCGTCTCCGAGTTTGCTAATCGAAAACCCAATGGGCTAGATAGTCTTGTTGGTGAACGTGGCGCGTTACTTTCTGGTGGTCAGCGCCAAAGCATTGCTATTGCAAGGGCGTTATTATTTAACCCACCTATTCTAATTTTGGACGAGCCGACAGCCTCAATGGACAATACGACTGAATCGAGAATGAAGCGTCGTTTGATAGAAGGGGTTAAAGACAAGACTCTTATACTTATTACTCATAAGGCTTCTATGCTGGATATGGTGGATCGTATTATTGTAATGGATAATGGTCGCTTGATCGCTGATGGTCCAAAAGCGCAAGTACATGAAGCACTTCGTCAAGGTAAGTTGAAGGTCAGTTAA
- a CDS encoding HlyD family type I secretion periplasmic adaptor subunit: protein MSKKSPISQDDLEYLTDRNAALMLKTPRGGRIILWVIFIFVAAALVWANYTALDEVTVGDGKVIPTSQVQQIQNLEGGILKEINVKVGQVVDSGQVLMTIENTEALSSLREQQAEFVNLQVRATRLQAESYRIEPEFDADIKKQYPLVVNRELDLYNNRLESLRTNQASFQQQIEQRKQEIVEQQAKLDNLKQSYVFSKEELDLTRPAFEQGAVSRVELLQLERQVNQLQGDLEATQLAIPRARSALKEAQSNLAESDAQFRAEAQEDLTSVKSKLDQLKEASVSLEDKVSRTQVRSAVKGIVKQIQLNTVGGVIKPGMNLMEIVPIEDSLLIEAKVRPENIGFIQPGLNAVVKLSAYDFAIFGGLHSTVENISADTILDEEGNSFFLVRVRTDKNYLGTKQAPLPVIPGMQATVDIITGKKTLLDYLLKPILKAQQNALRER, encoded by the coding sequence ATGAGTAAAAAATCCCCAATATCACAAGACGATTTAGAATATTTAACGGATCGAAATGCGGCGTTAATGCTAAAAACCCCTCGGGGTGGAAGGATCATTTTGTGGGTTATTTTCATTTTTGTTGCTGCTGCTTTGGTGTGGGCTAATTACACAGCTCTGGATGAGGTAACGGTTGGTGATGGTAAAGTTATTCCCACCAGTCAGGTGCAGCAGATACAAAACCTTGAAGGCGGTATTCTAAAAGAAATAAATGTCAAAGTTGGTCAGGTGGTTGACAGCGGACAAGTTCTAATGACGATTGAGAATACGGAAGCGTTGTCATCATTGCGAGAGCAACAAGCAGAGTTTGTGAATTTGCAAGTCCGTGCTACTCGTTTGCAGGCGGAGTCTTATAGGATAGAACCTGAGTTTGATGCAGATATCAAGAAACAATATCCTCTGGTCGTGAATCGAGAGTTAGATTTATACAATAATCGATTGGAATCTTTGCGCACCAACCAAGCGAGTTTTCAGCAGCAAATTGAGCAAAGGAAACAAGAGATTGTTGAGCAGCAAGCAAAGCTAGACAATCTGAAGCAGAGTTATGTATTTTCAAAAGAAGAGTTAGATTTAACACGTCCTGCATTTGAACAAGGTGCTGTTTCTAGAGTTGAGCTATTGCAGCTTGAGCGTCAAGTGAACCAGTTACAAGGGGATTTAGAGGCGACTCAATTGGCGATTCCTCGTGCTCGTTCCGCCTTGAAAGAAGCGCAAAGTAATTTAGCAGAAAGCGATGCACAGTTTCGCGCGGAGGCTCAGGAAGACTTAACCAGTGTCAAAAGTAAGTTAGATCAGCTTAAAGAAGCCAGTGTTTCACTTGAAGACAAGGTTTCCAGAACACAAGTTCGATCGGCTGTGAAAGGCATTGTAAAACAAATTCAATTGAACACGGTCGGTGGGGTCATAAAGCCTGGTATGAATTTGATGGAAATTGTACCCATTGAAGACTCTTTGTTGATTGAAGCGAAAGTTCGCCCTGAAAATATTGGTTTTATTCAGCCTGGCCTTAATGCTGTGGTGAAACTTTCCGCTTATGATTTTGCTATTTTTGGTGGTTTGCATAGCACGGTGGAAAATATCAGTGCGGACACTATTCTTGATGAAGAAGGAAACAGCTTCTTTTTAGTCAGGGTTAGAACCGATAAAAACTATCTAGGGACAAAGCAGGCCCCATTGCCTGTTATTCCAGGTATGCAAGCGACGGTAGATATTATTACGGGTAAAAAGACCTTATTAGATTACTTGCTAAAACCTATCTTAAAAGCCCAGCAAAATGCGCTTCGTGAGCGATAA
- a CDS encoding response regulator transcription factor: MKILCWNTDNAVWKHWNQVISADASLVRVEVLGDVYETLQTASLEFKYCFIFLQDKSFSKQVEDVVALRSAFPNLKVIVFPNQTSQAAALRLFSVGVSGQCAPYIGKEQLDLVLSVVDSGEIWGGKIFIQQLIQQSATTAQVNESELEDLSERELSVAQCIAKGWSNKKIALEMDITERTVKAHLTSIFKKTNTKDRLALALLAQSYYSVL, encoded by the coding sequence TTGAAAATTTTGTGTTGGAATACAGATAACGCCGTATGGAAGCATTGGAATCAAGTGATTAGTGCTGATGCATCATTGGTTCGTGTCGAAGTGTTAGGTGATGTGTATGAAACGCTTCAAACGGCGTCGTTAGAATTCAAATATTGCTTTATTTTTTTACAAGACAAATCGTTTTCGAAGCAGGTTGAGGATGTGGTTGCATTGCGGTCAGCCTTTCCAAATCTGAAAGTTATTGTATTTCCCAATCAGACTAGCCAAGCAGCGGCGTTAAGGCTTTTCTCTGTTGGTGTGAGTGGGCAATGTGCACCTTATATTGGTAAAGAGCAATTGGACCTGGTGTTGTCTGTCGTTGACTCTGGTGAGATTTGGGGTGGGAAAATATTTATTCAGCAGCTGATTCAGCAATCTGCAACCACGGCACAGGTTAATGAAAGTGAATTGGAAGACTTATCTGAGCGTGAGTTGAGCGTGGCTCAATGTATAGCGAAAGGATGGTCGAACAAAAAAATTGCTCTTGAAATGGACATTACCGAGCGTACGGTAAAAGCACATTTAACGTCAATTTTTAAAAAAACCAATACAAAAGACCGACTAGCTTTAGCATTGTTGGCGCAGAGTTATTACTCTGTGCTTTAA
- a CDS encoding ANTAR domain-containing response regulator, translated as MSAPPIKELTVMLVDNEPARAAIVEQAMIDSGYRVIRRLDNTKNLTEAVTESQPDMVIIDIESPDRDVLENMSRLTQNNPRPIVMFAEEDDSHHVAAAIRAGVSAYVVDGVKSGSVKAILQVAIARFREFHALRSELESVKSQLEDRKLIDKAKGLIMKHQKCDEPAAYQALRKLAMDRSQRMTDVARNIISVMELMEVQSEPK; from the coding sequence ATGTCTGCGCCCCCAATAAAAGAGTTAACAGTGATGCTTGTTGATAATGAGCCCGCCAGAGCGGCTATTGTTGAGCAGGCGATGATTGATAGCGGCTATCGCGTTATTAGACGTCTTGATAATACTAAAAATCTGACCGAGGCAGTAACCGAATCTCAACCTGATATGGTCATTATTGATATCGAATCCCCTGATCGAGATGTGTTGGAAAATATGTCGCGACTCACTCAAAATAATCCTCGTCCCATCGTGATGTTTGCTGAAGAAGATGACTCTCATCATGTTGCAGCGGCTATTAGGGCGGGTGTTAGTGCGTATGTCGTAGACGGTGTCAAAAGCGGCAGCGTCAAAGCCATACTGCAAGTTGCGATAGCCAGGTTTCGTGAATTTCATGCGCTGCGTTCTGAATTGGAGTCGGTAAAAAGCCAGCTTGAAGATAGAAAATTGATAGACAAAGCGAAAGGCTTGATTATGAAGCATCAAAAATGTGATGAACCTGCTGCTTATCAAGCCCTTAGAAAGCTGGCGATGGATCGCAGCCAGCGTATGACCGACGTTGCCCGAAATATCATATCAGTAATGGAATTAATGGAGGTTCAAAGTGAACCTAAATAA
- a CDS encoding CmpA/NrtA family ABC transporter substrate-binding protein, with amino-acid sequence MNLNKPMNIILNSEPVRVGFIPLIDCAPFVIAHEKGFFIQEGVEVVLSKEASWASIRDKVAFNLLDGAHMLASMPIAASLGIGTIKTAMQTSFTVSHNGNGITISNNLYEQLQQYANSPSEIRSGVALKRYINSREPQSEPLRFAMVYPYSSHNYQLRDWLSCAGIDSDKDVQIIVVPPVKMVDSLKKGEIDGYCVGEPWNSLAVAQGAGHMLVTGYEIWGSTPEKVFGVNSVWAEKNPQIHLAMIRALEKACTWVDEPENRSELLNILSHPDYLNCTMEQLIYGFGSIKPKGQFDWPMEAYQRFSGHETNKPLPSYALWIMAQMYRWQQLTQVTSLNNVAEQVYRQDLYYQALGLEVERDDSWRLSTQEESEWLGAVACRKIRLHPEGILKGFSE; translated from the coding sequence GTGAACCTAAATAAGCCAATGAACATTATTCTTAATAGCGAGCCTGTCCGGGTGGGTTTTATCCCATTAATTGATTGCGCCCCTTTTGTTATTGCTCATGAAAAAGGCTTCTTCATTCAGGAAGGGGTTGAGGTTGTTCTTTCTAAAGAGGCCTCTTGGGCCAGTATTAGAGATAAAGTTGCATTCAATTTACTGGACGGTGCACACATGTTGGCGTCTATGCCAATTGCGGCCAGTTTAGGTATTGGTACGATTAAAACCGCCATGCAAACCAGTTTTACCGTTAGTCATAATGGCAATGGCATTACGATTAGCAATAATTTGTATGAACAGCTTCAGCAATACGCTAATTCACCTTCTGAGATTCGTTCCGGTGTTGCATTAAAAAGGTACATAAACAGTCGTGAGCCGCAATCCGAGCCACTGCGTTTTGCGATGGTTTACCCTTACTCTTCTCATAATTATCAATTGAGAGACTGGCTTAGTTGTGCGGGAATTGATTCAGACAAAGATGTTCAGATTATTGTTGTCCCACCGGTAAAAATGGTGGATAGCCTAAAAAAGGGTGAAATAGATGGCTATTGTGTTGGCGAGCCTTGGAACAGTCTTGCGGTAGCGCAAGGCGCCGGTCATATGCTGGTGACAGGCTATGAAATTTGGGGGAGTACGCCGGAAAAGGTATTTGGTGTGAATTCTGTCTGGGCCGAGAAAAACCCACAGATTCATCTTGCGATGATTCGAGCGTTAGAAAAAGCCTGTACTTGGGTGGATGAGCCCGAAAACAGATCCGAGCTCTTGAATATATTAAGCCATCCAGATTATCTGAATTGCACCATGGAGCAATTGATTTATGGGTTTGGTTCAATTAAGCCGAAAGGGCAGTTTGATTGGCCGATGGAAGCGTATCAGCGTTTTTCAGGTCACGAAACCAATAAGCCTTTACCCAGTTATGCTTTGTGGATTATGGCGCAGATGTATCGTTGGCAGCAATTAACTCAAGTGACTTCACTTAATAATGTGGCAGAACAAGTGTATCGACAAGACCTTTATTACCAAGCGTTAGGGCTTGAGGTTGAACGGGATGATTCGTGGCGTTTATCTACTC